A DNA window from Trichomycterus rosablanca isolate fTriRos1 chromosome 11, fTriRos1.hap1, whole genome shotgun sequence contains the following coding sequences:
- the LOC134323631 gene encoding AFG3-like protein 1 produces MIRILRYISIQCLQPGAESWRRICCVLNSNTAATFKHGNFSRHRMKLRLLSNEALLSHSRVFTSKPPKGFEKFFPKRSAAEPRAKTGEAEPHRNKTGGGNGGGEKENNSRWSRILRGDFPWDEKNVRNIFCAGAGMLVTFLYFHFRKRGREISWRDFVNYYLARGLVERLEVVNKQYVRVFPAPGVNTSEVSYVWFNIGTVDSFERNLEQTERELGVKAPHKLPVLYSTESDWSSLLAVLPVVLLVGFLLINSRQGPIAAGRKRRRENNLFRMTESKAKMIKDNIDVKLNDVAGCEEAKLEILEFVNYLKKPKQYQELGAKIPTGALLSGPPGTGKTLLAKATAGEAGVPFITVNGSEFQEMFVGVGPARVRDMFAMARRHAPCILFIDEIDALGRKRGRGNFGGQSEQENTLNQLLVEMDGFNSSVNVVVLAATNRTDVLDPALLRPGRFDRHIYIGPPDIKGRASIFKVHMRPLKLESSLTTDSLARKLAALTPGFTGADIANVCNEAALIAARHLSQTVNPKHFEQAVERVIGGLEKRSRVLQPAERTTVAYHEAGHAVVGWFLEHADPLLKVSIIPRGKGLGYAQYLPKEQHLFTREQLFDRMCMMLGGRVAEQVFFGRITTGAQDDLRKVTRSAYSQVMQFGMSESVGQMAFNMPQEGEMVLEKPYSEATAQLIDEEVRSLISMAFERTHQLVTEKRELVEKVGKRLLKNEVLDKADMVELLGPRPFMEKSTYEEFVKDTGSLDEDTSLPEGLKDWNQKQDFQDKDSSQQQKEFVYM; encoded by the exons ATGATTCGGATATTACGGTATATTTCGATACAATGTTTACAACCAGGAGCAGAAAGTTGGAGAAGAATATGCTGTGTGTTGAACAGTAATACAGCAGCAACATTTAAGCACGGG AATTTTTCTCGGCATCGAATGAAATTAAGATTACTATCAAATGAAGcattgctgtcacattcacGAGTCTTCACAAGCAAACCACCAAAAG GATTTGAGAAGTTTTTCCCAAAAAGATCAGCTGCTGAACCCAGAG CAAAAACTGGTGAAGCAGAACCACACAGAAACAAAACTGGAGGAGGAAATGGTGGTGGTGAAAAGGAAAACAACAGTCGGTGGTCCCGGATCCTTAGA GGAGACTTCCCATGGGATGAGAAGAACGTTCGGAACATCTTCTGTGCTGGGGCTGGGATGCTTGTAacttttctgtatttccactttcgaaagagaggaagagagataTCATGGCGGGATTTTGTCAATTACTACTTGGCTAGAGGCCTG GTTGAACGACTTGAAGTTGTTAATAAACAATACGTGAGAGTGTTTCCTGCCCCTGGTGTAAACACATCAGAAGTG AGTTATGTTTGGTTCAACATTGGTACGGTTGACTCATTTGAAAGAAACTTGGAGCAAACAGAGAGAGAGCTTGGTGTAAAGGCTCCACACAAGCTGCCAGTCCTGTACAGCACTGAGAGTGATTG GTCATCTTTATTGGCTGTGCTACCTGTTGTTCTGTTGGTTGGCTTCCTCCTAATTAACTCCAGACAGGGTCCGATAGCAGCTGGACGTAAGCGCAGGAGAGAAAATAATCTGTTTAGGATGACTGAGTCTAAAGCCAAAATGATCAAAGACAACATTGATGTAAAATTAAATGATGTTGCTGGCTGTGAGGAGGCCAAGCTAGAGATTCTGGAGTTTGTCAACTACTTGAAAAAACCCAAACAGTACCAGGAGCTTGGTGCTAAAATTCCGACG GGTGCACTGTTATCAGGCCCCCCCGGCACAGGAAAGACTTTGCTAGCTAAAGCAACTGCCGGAGAGGCTGGAGTTCCTTTTATAACGGTTAATGGATCCGAGTTTCAGGAGATGTTCGTCGGTGTAGGGCCAGCCCGG GTGAGGGACATGTTCGCCATGGCTAGGCGACATGCTCCCTGCATTCTCTTCATTGATGAGATTGATGCCTTGGGCAGGAAGAGAGGACGAGGGAACTTTGGTGGGCAGAGTGAGCAGGAGAATACACTGAACCAGCTGCTGGTGGAGATGGATG GATTTAACAGCAGTGTTAACGTTGTGGTGCTGGCAGCAACCAACCGCACTGATGTTTTAGATCCAGCACTTTTGAGACCTGGCAGATTTGACAGGCACATTTACATTG GACCTCCTGATATTAAAGGCCGGGCATCGATATTTAAAGTGCACATGAGGCCGTTGAAGCTGGAGTCCAGTTTGACCACAGATTCCTTAGCAAGAAAGCTGGCAGCTCTTACACCTGGTTTCACTG GTGCTGATATTGCCAACGTCTGTAATGAAGCAGCGCTCATTGCGGCTCGACACCTCAGCCAGACTGTGAATCCCAAGCACTTTGAACAAGCTGTGGAGAGAGTTATAGGAGGGCTGGAGAAGAGGAGCAGGGTGCTGCAGCCAGCTGAGAGAACCACTGTTGCGTACCATGAGGCCGGCCATGCTGTCGTGGGGTGGTTTTTGGAGCATGCAGACCCCCTACTAAAG GTGTCCATTATTCCTCGTGGCAAGGGACTGGGTTATGCACAGTACCTACCTAAAGAGCAGCACCTGTTCACACGCGAACAGCTGTTTGACCGGATGTGCATGATGCTGGGAGGACGTGTAGCAGAGCAGGTGTTTTTTGGCAGAATCACCACAGGTGCTCAAGACGACCTGAGGAAAGTTACTCGGTCTGCTTATTCCCAG GTCATGCAGTTCGGAATGAGTGAGTCAGTGGGCCAGATGGCATTTAATATGCCGCAGGAGGGCGAGATGGTGTTGGAGAAGCCTTACAGTGAAGCCACTGCACAGCTCATAGATGAGGAGGTGCGCTCTCTTATCAGCATGGCGTTCGAGCGAACTCACCAGCTCGTCACTGAGAAACGGGAGCTGGTGGAGAAG GTGGGGAAGCGCCTTCTAAAGAACGAGGTCCTGGACAAGGCTGACATGGTGGAACTGTTAGGACCGAGGCCGTTTATGGAGAAATCTACATATGAAGAGTTTGTTAAAGACACAGGCAGCCTTGATGAAGACACAAGTCTGCCTGAGGGTCTGAAGGACTGGAACCAGAAACAGGACTTCCAGGATAAAGACTCTTCACAGCAGCAGAAAGAGTTTGTGTACATGTAG
- the def8 gene encoding differentially expressed in FDCP 8 homolog isoform X2, whose translation MEYDDRLARFRQGHVNPFDRGENDVTPDKKDPPKQDVRAELYAETKNQNTDRTMDLGLAEDHFSCPVDSFAASDIEQLKQSIEECKKLILELPEHSEKQKDTVVKLIHLRLKLQELKDPEEDEPNLRIVLEHRFSKEKSKSVKQTCDKCSAIIWGLIQTWYTCTGCYYRCHSKCMNLITKPCVRSKVSHQSEYELNICPEIGLDKQDYRCAECRAQISLRGVPSEARQCDYTGQYYCSSCHWNDTGIIPARVIHNWEFEPKKVCRSSMRYLALMIARPVLKLKEINPLLFNFVEELVEIRKLRQDILLMKPYFITCKEAMEARLLLQLQDRQHFVENDEMYSLQDLIDISSGHLSCSLTEIHTTFAKHIKLDCEKCQAKGFVCELCKEGDILFPFDSHTSVCQDCSAVFHRDCYYDHSTTCPRCTRMTERKQDEPDDL comes from the exons ATGGAATACGATGATAGACTCGCTCGCTTTCGCCAGGGCCACGTTAACCCTTTTGATAGGGGGGAAAATGATGTCACCCCGGACAAGAAGGACCCTCCAAAACAAG ACGTGAGAGCGGAACTTTACGCTGAGACCAAAAACCAAAATACAGACCGGACCATGGACCTTGGGCTGGCTGAGGATCATTTCTCCTGCCCTGTG GATTCTTTTGCAGCATCAGACATAGAGCAGCTGAAGCAGTCTATAGAGGAGTGTAAGAAACTGATTCTAGAGCTGCCAGAACATTCAGAGAAGCAGAAAGACACTGTGGTTAAACTAATCCACCTGCGCCTCAAACTTCAGGAACTAAAG GACCCAGAAGAGGATGAACCCAACTTGCGAATCGTGCTGGAGCATCGCTTCTCTAAGGAGAAAagcaaaagtgttaaacaaacctgCGACAAATGCAGTGCCATCATCTGGGGACTAATTCAGACCTGGTACACGTGCACAG GTTGTTACTACCGTTGCCATAGTAAATGCATGAATCTCATCACAAAGCCATGTGTGAGGTCTAAAGTGAGCCACCAATCAGAGTACGAACTGAATATCTGCCCAGAGATTGGCCTGGACAAGCAGGACTACAGATGTGCAGAGTGCCGTGCCCAGATCTCACTCA GAGGTGTCCCCAGTGAAGCAAGACAGTGTGACTACACTGGGCAGTACTACTGCAGTAGCTGCCACTGGAATGACACGGGCATCATCCCTGCACGTGTTATCCACAACTGGGAGTTTGAACCCAAAAAG GTGTGTCGCTCATCCATGCGCTATCTGGCTCTGATGATCGCGAGGCCAGTGCTGAAGCTAAAGGAGATAAACCCACTACTCTTTAACTTTGTGGAGGAGCTGGTGGAAATCAGG AAACTACGTCAGGATATCTTGTTAATGAAGCCCTACTTTATTACCTGTAAAGAGGCGATGGAAGCCAGACTGCTCCTGCAG CTTCAGGATCGACAGCACTTTGTGGAGAATGATGAAATGTACAGTCTACAGGACCTAATTGATATCTCCAGTGGGCATCTCAGCTGCTCTCTCACTGAGATTCACACCACCTTCGCCAAGCACATCAAACTGGACTGTGAG AAATGCCAAGCAAAAGGTTTTGTGTGTGAACTCTGTAAGGAGGGGGACATCCTGTTCCCGTTTGACAGCCACACCTCAGTATGCCAGGACTGCTCGGCTGTCTTCCACAG GGATTGTTATTACGACCATTCCACGACTTGTCCACGGTGTACCAGAATGACAGAACGGAAGCAGGACGAACCTGACGACCTGTAG
- the def8 gene encoding differentially expressed in FDCP 8 homolog isoform X1: MSVFSKGVTSSMEYDDRLARFRQGHVNPFDRGENDVTPDKKDPPKQDVRAELYAETKNQNTDRTMDLGLAEDHFSCPVDSFAASDIEQLKQSIEECKKLILELPEHSEKQKDTVVKLIHLRLKLQELKDPEEDEPNLRIVLEHRFSKEKSKSVKQTCDKCSAIIWGLIQTWYTCTGCYYRCHSKCMNLITKPCVRSKVSHQSEYELNICPEIGLDKQDYRCAECRAQISLRGVPSEARQCDYTGQYYCSSCHWNDTGIIPARVIHNWEFEPKKVCRSSMRYLALMIARPVLKLKEINPLLFNFVEELVEIRKLRQDILLMKPYFITCKEAMEARLLLQLQDRQHFVENDEMYSLQDLIDISSGHLSCSLTEIHTTFAKHIKLDCEKCQAKGFVCELCKEGDILFPFDSHTSVCQDCSAVFHRDCYYDHSTTCPRCTRMTERKQDEPDDL, translated from the exons ATGTCTGTCTTTTCTAAAGGTGTAACCAGCAGTATGGAATACGATGATAGACTCGCTCGCTTTCGCCAGGGCCACGTTAACCCTTTTGATAGGGGGGAAAATGATGTCACCCCGGACAAGAAGGACCCTCCAAAACAAG ACGTGAGAGCGGAACTTTACGCTGAGACCAAAAACCAAAATACAGACCGGACCATGGACCTTGGGCTGGCTGAGGATCATTTCTCCTGCCCTGTG GATTCTTTTGCAGCATCAGACATAGAGCAGCTGAAGCAGTCTATAGAGGAGTGTAAGAAACTGATTCTAGAGCTGCCAGAACATTCAGAGAAGCAGAAAGACACTGTGGTTAAACTAATCCACCTGCGCCTCAAACTTCAGGAACTAAAG GACCCAGAAGAGGATGAACCCAACTTGCGAATCGTGCTGGAGCATCGCTTCTCTAAGGAGAAAagcaaaagtgttaaacaaacctgCGACAAATGCAGTGCCATCATCTGGGGACTAATTCAGACCTGGTACACGTGCACAG GTTGTTACTACCGTTGCCATAGTAAATGCATGAATCTCATCACAAAGCCATGTGTGAGGTCTAAAGTGAGCCACCAATCAGAGTACGAACTGAATATCTGCCCAGAGATTGGCCTGGACAAGCAGGACTACAGATGTGCAGAGTGCCGTGCCCAGATCTCACTCA GAGGTGTCCCCAGTGAAGCAAGACAGTGTGACTACACTGGGCAGTACTACTGCAGTAGCTGCCACTGGAATGACACGGGCATCATCCCTGCACGTGTTATCCACAACTGGGAGTTTGAACCCAAAAAG GTGTGTCGCTCATCCATGCGCTATCTGGCTCTGATGATCGCGAGGCCAGTGCTGAAGCTAAAGGAGATAAACCCACTACTCTTTAACTTTGTGGAGGAGCTGGTGGAAATCAGG AAACTACGTCAGGATATCTTGTTAATGAAGCCCTACTTTATTACCTGTAAAGAGGCGATGGAAGCCAGACTGCTCCTGCAG CTTCAGGATCGACAGCACTTTGTGGAGAATGATGAAATGTACAGTCTACAGGACCTAATTGATATCTCCAGTGGGCATCTCAGCTGCTCTCTCACTGAGATTCACACCACCTTCGCCAAGCACATCAAACTGGACTGTGAG AAATGCCAAGCAAAAGGTTTTGTGTGTGAACTCTGTAAGGAGGGGGACATCCTGTTCCCGTTTGACAGCCACACCTCAGTATGCCAGGACTGCTCGGCTGTCTTCCACAG GGATTGTTATTACGACCATTCCACGACTTGTCCACGGTGTACCAGAATGACAGAACGGAAGCAGGACGAACCTGACGACCTGTAG
- the def8 gene encoding differentially expressed in FDCP 8 homolog isoform X3, whose protein sequence is MSVFSKGVTSSMEYDDRLARFRQGHVNPFDRGENDVTPDKKDPPKQDVRAELYAETKNQNTDRTMDLGLAEDHFSCPVDSFAASDIEQLKQSIEECKKLILELPEHSEKQKDTVVKLIHLRLKLQELKDPEEDEPNLRIVLEHRFSKEKSKSVKQTCDKCSAIIWGLIQTWYTCTGCYYRCHSKCMNLITKPCVRSKVSHQSEYELNICPEIGLDKQDYRCAECRAQISLRGVPSEARQCDYTGQYYCSSCHWNDTGIIPARVIHNWEFEPKKVCRSSMRYLALMIARPVLKLKEINPLLFNFVEELVEIRKLRQDILLMKPYFITCKEAMEARLLLQGYSSFVASAWFLIEI, encoded by the exons ATGTCTGTCTTTTCTAAAGGTGTAACCAGCAGTATGGAATACGATGATAGACTCGCTCGCTTTCGCCAGGGCCACGTTAACCCTTTTGATAGGGGGGAAAATGATGTCACCCCGGACAAGAAGGACCCTCCAAAACAAG ACGTGAGAGCGGAACTTTACGCTGAGACCAAAAACCAAAATACAGACCGGACCATGGACCTTGGGCTGGCTGAGGATCATTTCTCCTGCCCTGTG GATTCTTTTGCAGCATCAGACATAGAGCAGCTGAAGCAGTCTATAGAGGAGTGTAAGAAACTGATTCTAGAGCTGCCAGAACATTCAGAGAAGCAGAAAGACACTGTGGTTAAACTAATCCACCTGCGCCTCAAACTTCAGGAACTAAAG GACCCAGAAGAGGATGAACCCAACTTGCGAATCGTGCTGGAGCATCGCTTCTCTAAGGAGAAAagcaaaagtgttaaacaaacctgCGACAAATGCAGTGCCATCATCTGGGGACTAATTCAGACCTGGTACACGTGCACAG GTTGTTACTACCGTTGCCATAGTAAATGCATGAATCTCATCACAAAGCCATGTGTGAGGTCTAAAGTGAGCCACCAATCAGAGTACGAACTGAATATCTGCCCAGAGATTGGCCTGGACAAGCAGGACTACAGATGTGCAGAGTGCCGTGCCCAGATCTCACTCA GAGGTGTCCCCAGTGAAGCAAGACAGTGTGACTACACTGGGCAGTACTACTGCAGTAGCTGCCACTGGAATGACACGGGCATCATCCCTGCACGTGTTATCCACAACTGGGAGTTTGAACCCAAAAAG GTGTGTCGCTCATCCATGCGCTATCTGGCTCTGATGATCGCGAGGCCAGTGCTGAAGCTAAAGGAGATAAACCCACTACTCTTTAACTTTGTGGAGGAGCTGGTGGAAATCAGG AAACTACGTCAGGATATCTTGTTAATGAAGCCCTACTTTATTACCTGTAAAGAGGCGATGGAAGCCAGACTGCTCCTGCAG GGCTACAGTAGTTTTGTAGCATCTGCATGGTTTCTCATTGAGATTTGA